A stretch of the Silvanigrella paludirubra genome encodes the following:
- a CDS encoding polymorphic toxin type 24 domain-containing protein: protein NTAAATGGAPFSAGLSLGIIPATTSQISSGFLMASSGLGCMSGLLFNAAMGGDGSGENGGYGRGGQKLKPSEAAKGADHTSFKTDQNGKVTSYETYTKQTNPRNPNPYEVKRFDGTHSHNGMQPHVHDFKTPNKVRTPELNELPKGY, encoded by the coding sequence GAAATACTGCGGCAGCAACGGGTGGAGCTCCTTTTTCAGCTGGACTTTCATTAGGGATAATACCTGCAACAACTTCGCAAATTAGCAGCGGATTCTTAATGGCTTCTAGCGGCCTTGGATGTATGTCTGGTCTATTATTTAATGCGGCAATGGGTGGTGATGGTTCTGGTGAGAATGGAGGATATGGTAGAGGTGGTCAAAAGTTAAAACCTAGCGAAGCGGCCAAAGGTGCTGACCACACTTCTTTTAAAACGGATCAAAATGGTAAAGTAACAAGCTATGAAACATATACAAAACAAACCAATCCAAGAAATCCGAATCCTTATGAGGTAAAACGCTTTGATGGTACACACTCCCATAATGGAATGCAACCCCATGTCCATGATTTTAAAACTCCAAACAAAGTAAGAACACCTGAGTTGAA